Proteins found in one Paenibacillus borealis genomic segment:
- a CDS encoding carbohydrate ABC transporter permease, with product MLKTLGKRWREKFEFGIFTLPVLICIAVAFYIPFAMTIRYSMTKWNGISKHPKFVGLDNFKQIFSGDTNFSDAAWFTIKYAILYIVIVNVLAILLAVLLDMKLKSTSWLRAAFFIPYILSLVIVGFIWKFIFMQGFNSLGESTGWAIFDLSWLGTPGLAFISILGVSIWQSIGFYLVIYIAGLQSVPEDLKEAATVDGAGPMRRFFSITLPLLAPSITISVFMALTNSIKVFDVILSLTGGGPGGTTYSIAYDIYRDTFQNNLYGYGTAKALILFLAVLVVTIIQLTVFKRREVEA from the coding sequence ATGTTAAAAACACTCGGCAAAAGATGGCGCGAGAAATTCGAATTCGGAATCTTCACACTCCCGGTTCTGATCTGTATCGCAGTTGCATTCTACATTCCCTTTGCCATGACCATCCGTTATTCGATGACGAAGTGGAACGGGATTTCCAAGCATCCCAAATTCGTCGGACTGGACAACTTCAAACAGATCTTCTCGGGGGATACGAACTTCTCCGATGCGGCCTGGTTCACGATTAAATATGCAATCCTTTACATTGTGATCGTCAACGTGCTGGCGATTCTGCTGGCCGTGCTGCTGGACATGAAGCTGAAGAGCACCTCCTGGCTGAGAGCGGCATTCTTTATCCCTTATATCCTCAGTCTTGTGATTGTCGGCTTCATCTGGAAATTCATCTTCATGCAGGGCTTCAACTCACTGGGTGAGAGCACCGGCTGGGCCATCTTCGACTTAAGCTGGCTCGGGACACCGGGACTGGCGTTCATCTCCATCTTAGGCGTATCCATCTGGCAGTCGATCGGTTTCTATCTGGTCATCTACATTGCCGGTCTGCAGTCTGTGCCGGAAGATCTTAAGGAAGCTGCTACCGTAGACGGCGCTGGACCGATGAGAAGATTCTTCAGCATCACGCTGCCGTTGCTTGCCCCGTCGATTACGATTTCCGTCTTCATGGCATTGACCAACTCGATCAAAGTATTCGACGTCATTCTGTCGCTGACCGGCGGCGGTCCCGGCGGAACCACATACAGCATCGCATATGATATTTACCGGGATACGTTCCAGAACAACCTGTACGGTTACGGTACGGCGAAAGCGCTTATCCTGTTCCTGGCAGTACTTGTCGTGACGATCATCCAGCTGACAGTCTTCAAACGGAGAGAGGTTGAGGCATAA
- a CDS encoding response regulator, with protein MYKVLIIDDEEPLREAINILGDWKGLGVEQVLEATNGQTGLEMLRREKFDLVLVDMKMPELSGAQLLQIAEEEFPDLLLIVISGYNDFEYTRQAIRSKVVDYLLKPVNRTDLNHALRKAVDILEAKRKRESEFINRNITLNMSLPKLKEKMYLSIIERSFKTQSNEAFLPLIGADGAASHFAVGILRMLNLEQVRKERFHEDRDLLHFAVTNVMNENSDGQFESFSFASPKGEREFIAIFTMKGGYGADAAFLSLHHMKKAASTLKELFGIVCAGGIGDPYSDLLSIAGSYEQAKEALDRIDLLSMKDSMILQSGSTTVKPVSKDNPSLTGRMPQIRSSLESGNVNHARSIFSEFVSKWKSAEYFTLGEADRTLQEFIILLNEIAAQLDAVPPQIRSSKDKGLHALGIRSDFASFEQFEGVLNQIFDVYAGEISRTLSGDRSSVLENIKAYIDNHYFEDIKISMFTDKYFLSREYLMKLFKGQYGYGIHEYVQKVRMDKAKALLSDPGLKIQDISEMLGYKDKNYFSKAFRNYYDCSPSEFRLQLPGVEK; from the coding sequence ATGTATAAAGTGCTGATTATTGATGATGAGGAGCCCTTGCGCGAAGCAATTAATATTCTGGGAGACTGGAAGGGCTTGGGCGTTGAGCAGGTTCTGGAGGCGACTAACGGCCAGACGGGGCTGGAGATGCTGCGCCGGGAGAAATTCGATCTGGTGCTGGTGGATATGAAAATGCCTGAGCTGAGCGGTGCCCAGCTGCTGCAGATCGCCGAGGAGGAGTTCCCGGATCTGCTGCTGATTGTGATCAGCGGCTACAATGATTTCGAATATACGCGCCAGGCGATCCGCTCCAAGGTGGTGGATTATCTTTTGAAGCCGGTCAACCGGACCGATCTTAACCATGCACTGCGCAAAGCAGTGGACATACTCGAAGCGAAGCGGAAGCGGGAGAGCGAGTTCATCAACCGCAATATTACACTGAATATGTCTCTGCCGAAGCTGAAGGAGAAGATGTATTTGTCCATTATAGAGCGCAGCTTCAAAACCCAGTCCAATGAAGCCTTCCTGCCGCTGATCGGCGCTGACGGAGCAGCCAGCCATTTCGCTGTAGGCATTCTGCGGATGCTCAATCTGGAGCAGGTGCGCAAGGAACGGTTTCATGAGGACCGGGATTTGCTGCATTTTGCCGTAACTAATGTAATGAATGAGAACAGTGACGGACAGTTTGAATCTTTCAGCTTTGCCAGTCCCAAGGGGGAGCGGGAGTTTATAGCTATCTTTACGATGAAAGGCGGATACGGGGCGGACGCTGCGTTTCTGTCTCTGCATCATATGAAGAAGGCCGCATCGACACTGAAGGAGCTGTTCGGCATCGTCTGTGCCGGCGGAATAGGTGATCCGTACAGCGATCTCCTGAGTATTGCCGGTTCTTATGAGCAGGCCAAAGAGGCACTGGACCGGATTGACCTGCTGAGCATGAAGGACAGCATGATCCTGCAGAGCGGCAGTACGACCGTGAAGCCGGTGTCCAAGGACAATCCCTCCCTGACCGGACGGATGCCGCAGATCCGCAGCAGCCTGGAGAGCGGTAACGTGAACCATGCGCGGAGCATTTTCAGCGAGTTTGTCTCCAAATGGAAGAGTGCGGAGTATTTCACGCTGGGTGAAGCCGACAGGACGCTGCAGGAATTCATTATTCTGCTCAATGAGATCGCCGCCCAGCTGGATGCAGTACCGCCGCAGATCCGCAGCAGTAAGGATAAAGGGCTGCATGCCCTGGGCATCCGCAGCGATTTTGCCTCTTTTGAACAGTTTGAGGGTGTACTTAACCAGATATTCGACGTTTATGCCGGAGAGATCAGCCGGACGTTGTCCGGAGACCGCAGCAGTGTGCTGGAAAATATTAAAGCATACATTGATAACCATTATTTTGAGGATATTAAGATATCGATGTTCACGGATAAATATTTCCTGAGCAGAGAATACTTGATGAAGCTGTTCAAGGGGCAGTACGGATACGGCATTCATGAGTATGTGCAAAAGGTGAGAATGGACAAGGCCAAAGCACTGCTGTCCGATCCCGGCCTCAAAATTCAGGATATTTCCGAAATGCTGGGGTACAAGGATAAGAACTATTTCAGCAAGGCGTTCCGCAATTACTATGATTGTTCACCTTCTGAATTCCGGCTGCAGCTGCCTGGGGTAGAAAAGTGA
- a CDS encoding carbohydrate ABC transporter permease produces the protein MKTNNNKAGKIILEVVLVILSLLFLYPLFLTIINSLKSFSEVMTDVIALPKHLTFSNYSYVWEFINYPRLFLNNFIITGVGLLGIVFISSIAAYKLARTKSRWSGVLYFLCIMPMLIPFQSIMLTVLQTAKNLHLSESTWGLGLLYWGFGAPLAVFIYHGFVKGIPTEIDESATIDGASGFRLFFSVIFPLLKSVTTTIVIIDVMWIWNDFLLPLLMVNGSPDTKTLTLAAYTFVGQYTSDWQYAMTAMVMAVLPSIVVFIFLQKYIVKGVVAGAVKG, from the coding sequence ATGAAAACAAACAACAACAAGGCCGGCAAGATCATACTGGAAGTTGTTTTGGTCATATTGTCTCTGCTGTTCCTGTATCCGCTGTTCCTGACGATTATTAACTCCCTGAAAAGCTTCAGCGAGGTCATGACCGATGTCATCGCCCTCCCTAAGCATCTGACCTTCAGCAACTACTCCTATGTATGGGAGTTCATCAACTATCCGCGGCTGTTCCTGAACAACTTCATCATTACCGGCGTCGGCCTGCTCGGCATCGTGTTCATCTCCTCCATCGCTGCCTACAAGCTGGCGCGGACCAAATCCAGATGGAGCGGTGTCCTGTACTTCCTGTGCATTATGCCGATGCTGATCCCGTTCCAGTCGATCATGCTGACTGTGCTGCAGACGGCCAAGAACCTGCATCTGTCCGAGAGCACCTGGGGACTGGGCCTCTTGTACTGGGGCTTCGGCGCTCCGCTGGCCGTATTCATCTACCACGGCTTCGTGAAGGGTATCCCTACTGAGATCGATGAAAGCGCGACGATTGACGGCGCTTCCGGCTTCCGCCTGTTCTTCAGCGTCATCTTCCCTTTGCTGAAATCGGTAACCACCACCATCGTCATCATCGATGTGATGTGGATCTGGAATGACTTCCTGCTCCCGCTGCTGATGGTTAACGGCTCGCCGGATACGAAGACATTGACACTGGCCGCCTACACCTTCGTTGGTCAATATACCTCGGACTGGCAGTATGCCATGACCGCCATGGTAATGGCCGTATTGCCATCCATCGTCGTCTTCATCTTCCTGCAAAAGTACATCGTCAAAGGCGTAGTTGCCGGGGCTGTTAAGGGCTGA
- a CDS encoding ABC transporter substrate-binding protein → MLKRFMALSASLLLVGGLLAGCGGNNNNNAANNTAGTNGAENTATDSSKPVTINMFTASPEYTDAFNAYIAEYKKVKPNVTINLEIMQADYNTVLKSKIAAGSTPDVFQTTAGGDIDTFAEYSADLTNEPLAAAMTDAVRSNMSSTDGKVLGLPVKGNLFVLMYNKKLLADAGITEVPKTTAEMDDAITKLEAKGITPFANAYKEWWVWKHIFQHFVDAAATDAGTDAKTLVADFIAGKTTFADHPVLKDNFFNFIDTTVKHGTDKPLERDSNAEVSDFALGKTAFMTGKGAWDEEAIKKITPDFDLGIAGYPVSDKAEQSQIITGADQALRINKDSAVAAETIEFFNWLYTSDYGKSWFSTVAKVIPPIKDAPMPDLQMPKEMEEILKTEKSGDLSVNYSLDTFHQKFGELMQAYIGGSKTKDQAIDEIQKAWIQFGSAQ, encoded by the coding sequence ATGTTAAAACGATTTATGGCACTATCTGCGAGTCTGCTGCTCGTCGGCGGACTGCTGGCCGGTTGCGGCGGGAACAACAACAATAATGCCGCTAACAACACGGCTGGAACAAATGGAGCCGAGAATACAGCTACAGATTCTTCCAAGCCCGTCACGATTAATATGTTTACCGCATCTCCCGAGTACACAGACGCTTTCAACGCCTACATCGCTGAATACAAGAAGGTTAAGCCCAATGTAACGATCAATCTGGAAATTATGCAGGCTGACTATAATACGGTGTTAAAATCCAAAATTGCCGCAGGCAGCACGCCTGACGTGTTCCAGACTACCGCTGGCGGCGATATCGATACTTTTGCCGAATACAGTGCTGACCTGACCAATGAACCGCTGGCAGCAGCAATGACGGATGCTGTCCGCTCCAACATGAGCTCCACGGATGGTAAAGTGCTGGGACTTCCGGTCAAAGGCAACCTGTTCGTCCTGATGTACAACAAAAAACTGCTGGCAGATGCCGGCATCACTGAAGTTCCTAAGACTACCGCTGAAATGGATGACGCTATCACCAAACTCGAAGCTAAAGGCATCACGCCATTCGCCAACGCCTACAAAGAATGGTGGGTATGGAAGCACATCTTCCAGCACTTCGTTGACGCTGCAGCAACAGATGCAGGTACCGACGCTAAGACACTCGTAGCGGACTTCATCGCCGGCAAAACGACCTTCGCGGATCATCCGGTGCTGAAGGACAACTTCTTCAACTTCATTGATACGACGGTGAAACACGGAACGGACAAGCCGCTTGAACGCGACAGCAATGCTGAAGTCAGTGACTTTGCACTGGGCAAAACCGCATTCATGACCGGTAAAGGCGCATGGGATGAAGAAGCCATTAAGAAAATCACTCCAGACTTTGATCTCGGCATCGCCGGCTACCCTGTCAGCGACAAAGCTGAGCAGTCCCAGATCATCACCGGTGCTGACCAGGCGCTGCGCATTAACAAGGATTCTGCTGTAGCCGCTGAAACGATTGAATTCTTCAACTGGCTGTACACTTCCGATTACGGCAAGAGCTGGTTCTCCACTGTAGCTAAGGTAATTCCTCCAATCAAGGATGCACCGATGCCTGACCTGCAAATGCCTAAGGAAATGGAAGAAATCCTGAAAACCGAGAAATCCGGCGACCTGTCGGTGAACTACTCGCTGGATACGTTCCACCAAAAATTCGGTGAATTGATGCAGGCTTATATCGGCGGCAGCAAGACTAAGGATCAAGCGATTGACGAAATTCAAAAGGCCTGGATTCAATTCGGGTCCGCTCAATAA
- a CDS encoding sensor histidine kinase encodes MIRRALYKLFEPLLERISRRLANKLILLFTIIIILVVSSLTYISYGMLRKESVNNSIASTSNNLLLVGRNLESYLSGIEQLSLPQISYDEFAYAILHESEDYGSKMYVEDYLKNLYFSRNDLEAVYLYVIKEHKYYYVTKENYNITVRVTEHPPIENLSWYKRALASPFNRSYQSFVEDVPAAESSVDYPVNKDKVFMGYHRLLRSIVSREPQAVLSLYLNSSVTDEIMKDIPFSTGQHLMYISPDNEPFTVDDKEFYQGSRKTGLLDQLTPEKNGRVTWSDEEQKYLVIYDISQKEGWKLVKPIPYTEIYAAATTTRKLNVSIGLLFLVLSVVLVSVTSNRITNPLKNLSLQMKRFSTGSFDAEATVEGKDEIAYLSRHFNKMVEKTNELINERYKMKIVEKNAVLKALEAEINPHFLYNALQAISTKALKNNNDDIVEMVDNLAMTLRYCISGRDVVQAREELRHIERYLALQKARFGSRMQVVYDWDESLMELRIPKLSIQTLVENCIKHALEKVSSTVTIRIEAHVTAERSIISVLDDGPGIRVERLEQVMSSLQIQWEDREPDAEEEDGNESIGLKNLNTRLKLLYGEDAGLAIYSSEHGTQMDMRLPRGGVGQHV; translated from the coding sequence ATGATTAGACGAGCGCTGTACAAGCTGTTTGAGCCTTTGCTGGAGCGCATTTCCCGCAGGCTGGCCAACAAACTGATTCTATTGTTCACCATTATCATCATTCTGGTGGTAAGCTCATTGACGTACATTTCCTATGGAATGCTGCGCAAGGAATCGGTCAACAACAGCATTGCGAGCACCAGCAACAATCTGCTGCTGGTCGGACGTAATCTGGAGAGTTATTTAAGCGGAATTGAACAATTATCCCTGCCGCAAATCTCATATGATGAGTTCGCTTATGCCATCCTGCATGAATCAGAGGACTACGGCTCCAAGATGTATGTGGAGGATTATCTGAAGAATCTGTATTTCTCCCGCAATGATCTGGAGGCGGTGTACCTGTACGTGATCAAAGAGCACAAGTATTATTATGTCACCAAAGAGAACTATAATATTACCGTCCGGGTGACGGAACATCCGCCGATTGAGAATCTGTCCTGGTATAAGCGTGCTCTGGCGAGTCCGTTCAACCGCTCCTACCAGTCTTTTGTGGAAGACGTCCCGGCTGCGGAGAGCAGTGTGGATTATCCTGTTAACAAGGACAAGGTCTTCATGGGCTATCACCGGCTGCTGCGTTCCATTGTCTCAAGGGAGCCGCAGGCGGTACTTTCCCTTTACCTTAACTCATCGGTGACCGACGAGATTATGAAGGATATTCCGTTCAGCACCGGCCAGCATCTGATGTATATCAGCCCGGATAATGAGCCATTTACAGTGGACGATAAGGAATTCTATCAGGGAAGCAGGAAGACAGGGCTGCTGGACCAGCTGACACCGGAGAAGAACGGGCGTGTGACGTGGTCGGATGAAGAACAGAAGTACCTGGTGATCTACGACATCAGTCAAAAAGAGGGCTGGAAGCTCGTCAAGCCGATTCCGTATACAGAAATCTATGCCGCCGCGACAACGACCCGTAAGCTTAATGTATCGATCGGCCTGCTGTTCCTGGTATTGTCCGTGGTGCTGGTCAGCGTCACTTCGAACAGAATTACGAATCCGCTGAAGAATCTGTCGCTGCAGATGAAGCGCTTCAGTACCGGGAGCTTCGATGCCGAGGCAACGGTGGAGGGCAAGGATGAGATCGCCTATCTGTCGCGCCACTTCAATAAGATGGTCGAGAAGACCAATGAACTGATTAATGAACGCTATAAAATGAAAATCGTTGAAAAAAACGCGGTCCTCAAAGCGCTGGAGGCCGAGATTAATCCCCATTTCCTGTACAATGCGCTGCAGGCCATCTCCACCAAGGCGCTGAAGAACAACAATGATGATATCGTCGAGATGGTCGACAATCTGGCCATGACGCTGAGATACTGCATCAGCGGGCGGGATGTTGTGCAGGCCAGGGAAGAGCTGCGGCATATTGAGCGTTATCTGGCGCTGCAGAAAGCACGGTTCGGCAGCCGGATGCAGGTCGTCTACGACTGGGATGAAAGCCTGATGGAGCTGAGGATTCCCAAGCTGTCGATTCAGACGCTGGTGGAGAACTGCATCAAGCATGCGCTGGAAAAGGTATCTTCTACGGTTACCATCCGAATTGAGGCGCATGTTACGGCTGAGCGCAGTATCATTTCCGTGCTGGATGACGGGCCGGGAATCCGTGTGGAGCGGCTGGAGCAGGTGATGAGCTCGCTGCAGATCCAGTGGGAGGACCGCGAACCGGATGCGGAGGAAGAGGACGGCAATGAGAGCATTGGCCTGAAGAATCTTAACACCCGGCTGAAGCTCCTATATGGAGAAGACGCGGGACTGGCCATTTACAGCAGTGAACACGGGACACAAATGGATATGCGGCTGCCGCGGGGAGGAGTAGGACAACATGTATAA